Proteins encoded in a region of the Diadema setosum chromosome 7, eeDiaSeto1, whole genome shotgun sequence genome:
- the LOC140230368 gene encoding NADH dehydrogenase [ubiquinone] 1 alpha subcomplex subunit 13-like, whose protein sequence is MAASFRQDMPPKGGYASIDYKRMLPKRGASGYAMFAMAGAVMGFGFVTMYFSNRQRRKWIQEDREAKIALIPLVQAEYDREVLLRLRYNREQEAEIMKDVPDWTVGESVFNSKRWQEPSLLDLYYLEPTSERNKIIQGFSTFTGS, encoded by the exons ATGGCGGCGTCATTCCGACAAGATATGCCGCCGAAAGGCGGCTATGCGTCCATAGATTACAAACGAATGCTGCCAAAGAGGGGTGCATCAG GTTATGCAATGTTTGCGATGGCTGGAGCTGTCATGGGATTTGGTTTTGTGACTATGTACTTTAGCAACAGGCAGAGGAG GAAATGGATCCAAGAAGACCGTGAAGCCAAAATTGCTCTCATCCCACTGGTTCAAGCAGAGTATGACAGAGA GGTTCTTCTGAGGTTGCGGTATAACCGAGAACAGGAGGCAGAGATAATGAAGGATGTGCCTGACTGGACTGTTGGGGAGAGCGTCTTCAACTCCAAGAGATGGCAGGAGCCGAGTCTCCTGGACCTCTATTACCTGGAGCCGACCAGTGAGAGGAACAAAATCATTCAAGGTTTCAGCACCTTCACAGGATCGTAG
- the LOC140230931 gene encoding glycosylated lysosomal membrane protein B-like yields the protein MFIKIHREMSATFFVLIFLFLTSLSRVNCEASDDNQRNITVTYNDGCDIPECEGVNGTFYNLVHYRAKGSLDAIHFVWASVGAPGLLMVRTSLEARLKVDWKKMVNASADAIKFDPANEVYASSAVVLSRIIEYDDPNDTAEITNITNPVNTDNLTWSNVTIFRNNNTAVFTTELGDAIAATNGSLSIEVQTAGIEGRMEELPHLQHTCNTTEFSLILDNLQQTFNHSRFAIELLVVRDQEMEKDSEIKMKINPSIDDEHTPAVFETYEVLLNRTSTSKQGSYLQWKPVVYTKRDRETGNSKLTKVYELNENASELCIPNYSVAHAYYGGDFVKVLDVRGFNISFGVSKDKFYNNTKYYVWSSTMGYGSPPTEGLSILVISIISAGLGIPVILMIVGGVYVACQRRLATRGGGTSKYVSINS from the exons atgtttatcaaaattcatcgCGAAATGAGCGCCACGTTTTTCGTCCTAATTTTCCTTTTCCTGACGTCTTTGTCGCGGGTGAATTGTGAGGCCTCCGATGACAATCAACGAAAT ATTACAGTGACGTACAATGACGGCTGCGACATTCCAGAGTGTGAGGGGGTCAATGGCACCTTCTACAACCTTGTCCACTACAGAGCAAAGGGGAGCTTGGATGCCATTCACTTTGTCTGGGCCTCCGTGGGAGCGCCGGGCCTTCTGATGGTGAGAACCAGTCTGGAGGCGAGGCTAAAGGTAGACTGGAAGAAGATGGTGAATGCGAGTGCGGATGCCATCAAGTTTGACCCAGCCAATGAGGTGTACGCATCCAGTGCTGTCGTCCTGTCAAGA ATCATAGAGTATGATGACCCCAATGACACGGCTGAAATCACCAACATCACAAATCCTGTCAACACTGATAATCTGACATGGTCTAATGTCACCATATTTAGAAATAACAACACAGCTGTCTTTACGACTGAGCTAGGTGATGCAATAGCCGCTACCAATGGTTCTTTATCCATAGAG GTCCAGACAGCAGGAATAGAAGGGAGAATGGAAGAACTGCCTCATCTACAGCATACGTGCAACACCACCGAATTTTCGCTGATCCTCGATAACTTACAACAGACTTTCAACCATTCGAGATTCGCCATAGAACTCCTCGTAGTCCGGGACCAGGAAATGGAGAAGGATTCGGAAATCAAGATGAAAATCAACCCAAGTATTGATGATGAACACACTCCAGCAGTATTCGAA acatatgaagtattgttaaatagaACAAGTACATCCAAACAAGGAAGCTATTTGCAGTGGAAACCAGTGGTGTATACAAAGCGTGATCGTGAGACAGGAAATTCGAAGCTG ACAAAAGTGTACGAATTAAATGAAAACGCAAGCGAGCTTTGTATACCAAACTACAGTGTGGCGCACGCATACTACGGAGGTGATTTTGTGAAGGTTTTGGATGTCCGTGGTTTCAATATTTCGTTCGGTGTTTCTAAGGACAAGTTTTACAACAACACAAAGTACTATGTATG GAGTAGCACCATGGGGTATGGATCTCCACCCACGGAGGGTCTCTCCATCCTTGTTATATCCATCATCTCAGCTGGTCTGGGCATACCTGTCATTCTTATGATTGTTGGCGGGGTTTACGTTGCCTGCCAACGAAGGCTAGCCACTCGCGGCGGTGGAACGTCCAAGTATGTCTCGATAAACAGCTAA